The proteins below come from a single Acidobacteriota bacterium genomic window:
- a CDS encoding DinB family protein, with protein sequence MSTLTASFGRPLPGEFNPYYDKYVSLVPSGDIVGLLEQQAPETVALFKSLSAKAHFRYAAGKWSVKEMLGHLNDTERIMAYRALRIARGDKTPLAGFEQDDYVRDGNFSQRTLADLLDEFLTVRQATVALFRHVDAEGGARKGVANNSPASVRALAYIIAGHELHHRKVLSEKYL encoded by the coding sequence ATGAGCACTCTGACCGCTTCTTTTGGCCGACCCCTGCCCGGTGAATTCAATCCTTACTACGACAAATACGTTTCTCTAGTGCCCTCTGGCGACATCGTTGGCTTGTTGGAACAGCAGGCGCCAGAAACTGTGGCTCTGTTCAAGTCTTTGAGCGCGAAAGCGCACTTCCGTTATGCTGCGGGCAAATGGAGTGTCAAAGAGATGCTTGGGCACCTCAACGACACCGAGCGGATCATGGCCTATCGCGCGCTGCGGATCGCCCGCGGGGACAAGACACCGTTGGCAGGGTTCGAGCAGGACGACTATGTCCGCGACGGCAACTTTAGCCAGCGGACGCTGGCCGATCTGTTGGACGAATTTCTAACCGTTCGCCAGGCAACGGTGGCGCTGTTCCGGCATGTCGATGCCGAAGGCGGCGCCCGTAAGGGTGTGGCCAACAATTCTCCAGCCAGCGTCCGCGCACTGGCCTACATCATCGCAGGGCACGAATTGCATCACCGGAAAGTGCTGAGTGAGAAATATTTGTGA
- a CDS encoding polymer-forming cytoskeletal protein: MWKPTNQPGTPGRPAEPERPTMSTPTAPVTSEPAAPARPVTTTTSDQATIGKSLVIKGEVTGSESLYIDGRVEGSINLSGNRVTVGRNGVVAANINAREIVVLGKVRGNLTASDRVDIRSDGSLTGDVVAARISIEDGAFFKGGIDIRKAGGKPEEVKKESSVSAPEAVAARA, translated from the coding sequence ATGTGGAAGCCTACCAATCAACCTGGAACGCCTGGCCGACCGGCGGAGCCGGAACGTCCGACGATGTCTACACCGACCGCGCCCGTAACCAGCGAACCCGCTGCGCCCGCGCGTCCGGTGACCACCACCACTTCTGACCAGGCGACGATCGGCAAGTCCCTTGTGATCAAAGGCGAAGTTACCGGGTCCGAATCACTTTATATTGATGGCCGGGTCGAAGGTTCGATCAACCTCTCCGGCAATCGCGTCACGGTCGGCCGCAATGGCGTGGTCGCAGCCAACATCAACGCGCGTGAAATCGTTGTCCTGGGCAAAGTCCGCGGCAATCTGACCGCCAGTGATCGCGTCGATATCCGCAGCGACGGTTCGCTCACCGGCGACGTCGTCGCAGCCAGAATCTCGATTGAAGACGGCGCCTTCTTCAAGGGCGGTATCGACATCCGCAAAGCGGGTGGCAAGCCGGAAGAAGTTAAGAAAGAGTCGTCTGTGTCGGCACCAGAGGCTGTGGCGGCGCGGGCGTAA